The Chanodichthys erythropterus isolate Z2021 chromosome 12, ASM2448905v1, whole genome shotgun sequence genome contains a region encoding:
- the cntf gene encoding ciliary neurotrophic factor isoform X1, with amino-acid sequence MAGRGTNGRHGLRGHAGRTATLARLLHKECIQLLESYRNSESLPSSPVAGDYLVSTPPLVPQLSDAEKISILHAALKECLRLLEDVITREDAEFSDEDSEYRRKRKTVRDRLGHLLASTEQLLVDGQKFEAEVKEELDGQATSGSFGLKMWIVRVLQDLVHWTGQTSDTLRSLPAEMVKAPKTMSRRTRSGAGKIRK; translated from the exons ATGGCTGGCAGAGGTACAAACGGTCGTCATGGGTTGCGGGGCCACGCAGGGAGAACCGCAACTCTAGCCCGGCTTCTTCACAAGGAATGCATCCAACTCCTGGAGTCATAC AGAAACAGTGAATCACTGCCGTCCTCACCGGTTGCCGGAGATTATTTAGTATCCACTCCTCCGTTGGTTCCTCAGCTGTCAGATGCAGAAAAAATATCTATCCTGCACGCTGCGCTCAAGGAGTGTCTGCGACTTCTGGAAGATGTCATTACCCGGGAGGACGCAGAATTTTCCGATGAAGACAGCGAGTATAGGAGAAAACGGAAAACTGTGAGGGACCGTCTGGGCCACCTGTTGGCAAGCACAGAGCAGCTACTAGTGGATGGCCAGAAATTTGAAGCTGAAGTTAAAGAG GAGCTGGATGGTCAGGCGACCAGTGGGAGTTTCGGTCTGAAGATGTGGATTGTGCGAGTGCTGCAGGACCTCGTGCACTGGACAGGCCAAACATCAGACACCCTCCGCTCTCTGCCAGCAGAGATGGTGAAAGCACCAAAGACAATGTCCCGAAGGACAAGAAGTGGCGCCGGGAAAATAAGGAAGTGA
- the cntf gene encoding ciliary neurotrophic factor isoform X2 yields the protein MRRNSESLPSSPVAGDYLVSTPPLVPQLSDAEKISILHAALKECLRLLEDVITREDAEFSDEDSEYRRKRKTVRDRLGHLLASTEQLLVDGQKFEAEVKEELDGQATSGSFGLKMWIVRVLQDLVHWTGQTSDTLRSLPAEMVKAPKTMSRRTRSGAGKIRK from the exons atgagg AGAAACAGTGAATCACTGCCGTCCTCACCGGTTGCCGGAGATTATTTAGTATCCACTCCTCCGTTGGTTCCTCAGCTGTCAGATGCAGAAAAAATATCTATCCTGCACGCTGCGCTCAAGGAGTGTCTGCGACTTCTGGAAGATGTCATTACCCGGGAGGACGCAGAATTTTCCGATGAAGACAGCGAGTATAGGAGAAAACGGAAAACTGTGAGGGACCGTCTGGGCCACCTGTTGGCAAGCACAGAGCAGCTACTAGTGGATGGCCAGAAATTTGAAGCTGAAGTTAAAGAG GAGCTGGATGGTCAGGCGACCAGTGGGAGTTTCGGTCTGAAGATGTGGATTGTGCGAGTGCTGCAGGACCTCGTGCACTGGACAGGCCAAACATCAGACACCCTCCGCTCTCTGCCAGCAGAGATGGTGAAAGCACCAAAGACAATGTCCCGAAGGACAAGAAGTGGCGCCGGGAAAATAAGGAAGTGA
- the si:ch211-113e8.11 gene encoding uncharacterized protein si:ch211-113e8.11, giving the protein MNSLVGYGVSSESEDEENGEDNQKESFKKTDCAVEETKSRNFLLESESPSSESESGPENEDQEEAPTANRSFSKSLLTPSVRPHTHKLPPPPLGGSSSVGALTGSSVFANPFKEMAEERLNVLQKHVPLTLQARPTQIGGKRICVAYRKDGRCRFGSRCKFAHDSDLQSNCVVTSDNGPKDDASVAGSHSHDPLASCVEDTETDGEKDNEQRKKRRVGVNDSLIPPKRALKQYARLSHP; this is encoded by the exons ATGAATTCGCTTGTGGGATACGGTGTTTCCTCCGAGTCAGAGGATGAAGAGAATGGAGAAGACAATCAGAAGGA GTCCTTCAAAAAGACTGATTGTGCTGTAGAGGAGACAAAAAGCCGTAATTTCCTGTTGGAGTCGGAATCACCTTCCAGTGAGTCTGAATCTGGTCCAGAGAATGAGGATCAAGAGGAGGCGCCTACTGCCAACCGCTCCTTTTCCAAGTCCTTGCTGACCCCATCCGTGCGTCCTCACACTCACAAGCTCCCGCCTCCACCTCTGGGAGGCTCCAGCTCAGTTGGAGCGCTTACAGGCAGCAGTGTGTTTGCTAACCCCTTCAAGGAAATGGCTGAGGAAAGACTGAATGTCCTGCAGAAACATGTACCTCTTACTTTACAAGCCCGCCCCACCCAGATAGGCGGTAAGCGCATTTGTGTGGCCTACAGGAAGGATGGTCGCTGCCGCTTTGGAAGCCGCTGCAAGTTCGCACATGACAGCGATCTGCAGAGTAACTGTGTGGTCACCTCTGATAATGGACCAAAGGATGATGCCAGTGTTGCAGGTTCACACAGTCATGATCCGCTGGCTTCTTGTGTCGAAGACACAGAGACAGACGGAGAGAAAGACAATGAACAACGAAAGAAAAGAAGAGTGGGGGTGAATGATTCTCTCATTCCTCCAAAACGTGCACTCAAGCAGTATGCCAGACTCTCACACCCCTAA